From Bacteroidota bacterium, a single genomic window includes:
- the gldL gene encoding gliding motility protein GldL, giving the protein MAKVYGLGASIVILGALFKINHYPGADLMLIIGLGTEAIIFFFSAWEPPHVEPDWSLVYPELAGMYHQGGEGGGKKPTQELDNMLEKAKIDQDLINNLGSGLRNLSENAKKLTTITDASVATNEYVSNVKNAASSVKDLTDAYRKTSDVLSKDANVSEDYAKSIRSASESAAGLSKAYSQASQSVSEELTATNEYTKSVKAAATSLNSLADHYAKSSEVLTRSADALNIQSVDGKTYNEQMKRISDNLTALNSVYELQLQAINRNVETSAMMQKTVEKYLENMNASVENTAQYKDNLAALNAAFELQLQGSSKQVESIDQLQETLSKFLQTLNASSDKTAKYKDELDMLTERVSALNKVYGKMLTAMNVNLPG; this is encoded by the coding sequence ATGGCCAAAGTATATGGACTCGGAGCATCAATCGTTATTCTCGGTGCTTTGTTCAAAATCAATCACTATCCGGGAGCTGATTTAATGCTTATCATCGGTCTTGGAACTGAAGCCATCATCTTTTTCTTCTCAGCCTGGGAACCACCGCACGTAGAACCTGACTGGAGCCTCGTTTATCCTGAACTCGCCGGAATGTACCACCAAGGTGGTGAAGGTGGGGGTAAAAAACCTACTCAGGAACTCGATAATATGCTGGAAAAAGCGAAAATCGACCAGGACCTGATCAATAACCTGGGTAGCGGACTTCGAAACCTTAGTGAAAATGCAAAAAAACTAACAACCATTACTGACGCTTCCGTCGCTACCAATGAGTATGTCAGCAACGTGAAAAATGCCGCATCCTCCGTTAAAGATCTGACGGACGCTTATAGAAAAACATCCGACGTCCTCTCTAAAGATGCTAATGTTTCTGAAGACTATGCGAAAAGCATTCGCAGCGCCTCCGAAAGCGCAGCCGGCCTTTCTAAAGCATATAGCCAGGCCTCTCAGTCCGTTAGCGAAGAACTCACCGCTACAAACGAATATACAAAGAGCGTTAAGGCCGCTGCCACTTCCCTGAATTCTCTGGCAGACCATTATGCTAAATCATCTGAAGTGCTTACCCGCTCCGCTGATGCTCTCAATATCCAGTCAGTCGACGGAAAAACATACAACGAACAGATGAAAAGAATTTCCGATAACCTTACTGCTCTCAACAGCGTTTACGAATTACAACTACAGGCAATTAACCGTAATGTCGAAACTTCTGCCATGATGCAGAAAACGGTAGAAAAGTACCTCGAAAATATGAATGCCTCCGTTGAGAATACGGCCCAATATAAAGATAATCTTGCCGCCCTGAATGCTGCCTTTGAACTGCAACTGCAAGGATCCAGCAAACAAGTCGAATCTATTGACCAACTCCAGGAAACATTGAGCAAATTCCTCCAGACTCTTAATGCATCCAGTGACAAAACCGCTAAATACAAAGATGAACTGGATATGCTGACGGAAAGAGTCTCCGCTCTCAATAAAGTTTATGGCAAAATGCTTACAGCCATGAATGTGAACCTTCCCGGATAA